The following are encoded in a window of Castanea sativa cultivar Marrone di Chiusa Pesio chromosome 5, ASM4071231v1 genomic DNA:
- the LOC142634760 gene encoding uncharacterized protein LOC142634760, translating into MRSKKRNATASPSRPPPSDVDDRSHTITKEVNDAIDELYNGHPTEALNLVKSTLSRHPNSALAHGTLSFIHLKILHLATIIDSYRPKMLEHIKRSVDSSKRAVQLCQDSLSFWFFHASALMALAKNDANAGFEAVIEACDTGLAIQYPEIYKDNNPESWLTQSQIELHRKKLRLLRLESKHFIDTKFLLVIIKNEIQELQGRKEEIEERAIALRKNLKKVLNDETEVTRVKDYWNDTMSMELKKDLLRIRIKSLKLHFDKKKSPEAVAVVMQAVKYVKAAKNWKFWACCCCGERFFDVKWNAEHLKSVHLGTLSDELRSVEPKIVSDSIHDSVKSIKWRPVDVVAAVKMMEDLSRKEGGDEVFLKQKWPYCIDREREAIINKIQALLDQFLSIRCFVRSHLRGLMFVIMEMLKKRIPEQLLKEHCLNRTLLSACFLDISELNSVFEFLYNLGNICGLHGLCKSLVNEVRGEQCEKLVFNEDFSFLEFDKRMLSGQLVVPNDGAAVTSSAVDEIKLNDDEHKDAIVDWLLKGGTTIGEQLKQWKNLIETCRSQGKELFKIYEAEFHRMQNICEKKIECLRDIKEYQNLESICVEEDKRREEFGNEPLSYEPLLSKQERQIKNTNDENFESDIIRKILVGHHVDNEIKLEIKRLIGETVAKLCQFDAIIRTTTIAMQQTAKKIDTVTACDFRSILVPLMKSFMRARLEDLANKDAEEKYKAIEEAFLSEFALDDKKKTDKGGGNARQGKRKSKDKKKKKDKRRPKEIKTLDIEELELKGETKPKDSVNEMGISEATGGSEEKQENVEQISFPAAHDGNDPTNPEIVGPVTTDELEQEERKLTPEEEKEQRMLEEHLEYQRQIENEAKQKCLAELNKAGSSAGNMEKMSLRRINFDDFHWKYFYQARGVKLDEKLCKI; encoded by the exons ATGAGAAGCAAGAAACGCAATGCAACTGCCTCTCCTTCTCGCCCTCCACCGTCTGATGTTGATGATCGATCACATACAATCACCAAAGAAGTCAATGACGCCATTGATGAACTTTACAATGGGCACCCAACCGAAGCCCTCAATCTTGTCAAGTCCACCCTATCCCGCCACCCAAACTCCGCCCTTGCACACGGCACCCTCAGCTTCATCCACTTAAAAATCTTGCATTTAGCCACCATCATCGACAGTTACCGCCCCAAGATGCTCGAACATATAAAGAGATCCGTCGACTCATCTAAGCGAGCTGTGCAGTTATGTCAAGACTCCCTCTCCTTCTGGTTCTTCCACGCTTCCGCACTCATGGCATTAGCCAAAAACGATGCCAATGCCGGCTTCGAAGCTGTGATTGAAGCATGTGATACCGGTTTAGCCATCCAATACCCCGAAATTTACAAGGACAACAACCCCGAAAGTTGGCTCACACAGTCCCAAATTGAATTACACAGAAAGAAACTCAGGCTCCTCAGATTGGAAAGCAAGCATTTCATTGACACTAAATTTTTGTTGGTAATCATAAAGAATGAGATTCAAGAACTACAAGGAAGAAAGGAAGAGATCGAAGAGAGAGCTATTGCGTTGAGGAAGAACCTCAAGAAAGTATTGAACGATGAAACTGAGGTGACCCGAGTCAAGGATTACTGGAATGATACTATGAGTATGGAGCTAAAGAAGGATTTGTTGAGGATTCGAATCAAAAGCCTTAAACTGCattttgataagaaaaaatCACCGGAGGCTGTGGCGGTGGTGATGCAAGCGGTGAAGTACGTGAAGGCGGCGAAGAATTGGAAGTTTTGGGCGTGTTGTTGTTGTGGCGAGAGGTTTTTTGACGTAAAATGGAATGCAGAGCATCTGAAGAGTGTGCATTTAGGGACTTTATCCGATGAGTTACGGTCTGTAGAGCCGAAAATTGTATCTGATTCAATCCATGACTCCGTTAAATCAATAAAATGGAGACCCGTGGATGTGGTCGCCGCTGTGAAAATGATGGAAGATTTGTCAAGAAAAGAGGGTGGAGATGAAGTTTTCTTGAAACAAAAATGGCCTTATTGCATCGATAGAGAACGTGAAGCCATCATTAATAAAATCCAAGCACTATTAGACCAGTTCTTGAGCATTAGATGTTTCGTTCGGAGCCATCTTCGAGGGTTAATGTTCGTGATAATGGAAATGCTGAAGAAGCGAATCCCGGAACAGTTGCTTAAGGAACATTGTTTGAACCGCACTCTGCTCTCAGCGTGCTTTCTTGACATTTCAGAGCTTAATAGTGTGTTTGAGTTCTTGTATAATCTCGGCAATATTTGTGGGTTACACGGGCTCTGCAAGAGTCTTGTGAATGAAGTTAGAGGTGAGCAATGTGAGAAGCTTGTTTTTAATGaggacttctcttttttagAATTTGACAAGAGAATGTTGAGTGGACAGCTTGTTGTGCCAAATGATGGAGCTGCTGTTACTTCTAGTGCTGTTGATGAAATCAAACTAAATGATGATGAACATAAAGATGCTATTGTGGATTGGTTATTGAAGGGAGGTACTACTATTGGGGAGCAATTGAAGCAGTGGAAAAATTTGATAGAAACTTGTAGAAGTCAAGGGAAAGAGCTTTTCAAGATCTACGAGGCTGAATTTCACCGGATGCAGAAtatttgtgagaaaaaaatagagtGCTTGAGAGACATAAAGGAATATCAGAATTTGGAGAGTATATGTGTTGAAGAAGATAAGAGAAGGGAAGAGTTTGGGAACGAACCATTGAGTTATGAGCCTCTCTTATCAAAGCAGGAGAGACAGATTAAGAACACAAATGACGAGAATTTTGAGTCAGATATCATACGGAAAATTTTGGTAGGACATCATGTggacaatgaaataaaattggagATTAAAAGGCTGATTGGTGAGACGGTAGCAAAG CTTTGCCAATTTGATGCTATAATCAGGACAACTACTATTGCTATGCAGCAGACAGCTAAGAAAATTGATACGGTAACTGCTTGTGATTTCCGATCAATTTTGGTGCCCCTGATGAAGTCATTCATGCGG GCACGACTGGAAGATCTGGCCAACAAAGATGCAGAAGAGAAGTATAAGGCTATAGAAGAAGCTTTCTTATCAGAATTTGCACTTGATGACAAGAAAAAGACTGACAAAGGAGGTGGTAATGCAAGACAAGGAAAGAGAAAATCAAaggataaaaagaagaaaaaggataaaagaaGGCCCAAGGAAATAAAG ACTTTGGATATAGAGGAGCTAGAGTTAAAAGGtgaaacaaaaccaaaagatagTGTAAATGAAATGGGTATTTCTGAG GCAACTGGAGGTAGCGAGGAGAAACAGGAGAATGTGGAGCAAAT TTCTTTTCCAGCTGCGCATGATGGAAATGATCCTACTAATCCTGAGATTGTTGGCCCTGTAACCACTGATGAATTGGAGCAAGAGGAACGGAAACTTACACCTGAGGAGGAGAAAGAGCAAAGAATGCTTGAAGAGCATTTGGAGTATCAGAGGCAGATTGAGAATGAGGCCAAACAAAAGTGCCTTGCTGAGCTAAATAAAGCTGGAAGCAGTGCAGGAAATATGGAAAAAATGTCCCTTAGACGCATCAACTTTGATGACTTTCACtggaaatatttttatcaagctcGGGGTGTCAAATTGGATGAGAAATTATGCAAAATTTAA
- the LOC142633946 gene encoding protein neprosin-like: protein MEAGWNVYSDDQKTRFFIYWASDGYHETSCYNLECSGFVQTNHKFAIGSPIEAVSSYNSNQYDIGITIYKNNENWWFQVDDQLIGYWPQSIFTYLASSATTLDWGGEIYNSKPGGSHTKTQMGSGHFPDEGYGKASYFRNIQYMDSTGNFRDAEDMGLVLYVTNPSCYNIDVQNDKDYFGNGTHVYFGGPGYSEDKCP, encoded by the exons ATGGAAGCTGGATGGAAT GTTTATTCAGATGACCAAAAGACAAGATTCTTCATCTATTGGGCT AGCGATGGCTACCATGAAACCAGTTGCTACAATCTTGAATGTTCTGGTTTTGTTCAAACAAACCACAAATTTGCCATTGGATCTCCGATAGAAGCTGTTTCTAGCTACAACTCGAATCAATACGACATAGGGATAACCATATACAAG AACAACGAAAATTGGTGGTTCCAAGTAGATGATCAGTTGATTGGATACTGGCCTCAATCCATCTTCACATATTTAGCAAGTAGTGCTACAACACTCGATTGGGGTGGAGAGATTTACAACTCAAAACCTGGGGGCAGTCACACAAAAACTCAAATGGGAAGTGGCCATTTTCCAGATGAAGGCTATGGAAAAGCAAGTTATTTTCGAAATATTCAATACATGGATTCCACAGGCAATTTCAGAGACGCTGAGGATATGGGGCTGGTTCTATATGTAACGAACCCATCCTGCTATAATATAGATGTTCAAAATGACAAGGATTACTTTGGCAATGGAACCCACGTCTATTTTGGGGGTCCTGGCTATTCTGAAGATAAATGTCCATAA
- the LOC142634759 gene encoding protein neprosin-like produces MKPSSIPSDIKASSSQAALFQGWNKSEQCPEATIPIRRSQEYQHPHAIHHLKQRRTQLNHSFDIDIQSDHEYATVYINGGNFYGAHASINVWKPTVSNDGEMSISQIWVVAGPEDQINTMEAGWRVDFDQKAKLFIYWTSDGYQKTGCQNLECPGFVQTNKNIVLGSPIVDVSSYSSKQVDIGITIYKNNENWWLKVNDQLVGYWPQSIFTYLASSATELDWGGEIYNSKPGGLHTKTQMGSGHFPNEGYGKASYFQNIQYVDSKGNFVDAEVERLVPDATKPSCYNIDVQNDKSGGSGTHFYFGGPGYSKDKCPK; encoded by the exons ATGAAACCTAGTTCAATTCCTAGTGATATAAAAGCCAGTTCCTCACAAGCTGCATTGTTTCAAGGTTGGAATAAAAGTGAACAATGCCCTGAGGCAACAATCCCCATTAGACGATCACAAGAATATCAACACCCTCATGCAATTCATCATTTGAAACAACGTCGAACACAGCTTAATCATAGCTTTGATATTGATATTCAAAGTGATCATGAG TATGCCACAGTTTATATTAATGGTGGCAACTTTTATGGAGCACATGCATCAATTAACGTATGGAAACCTACTGTATCTAATGATGGAGAAATGAGTATTAGTCAAATATGGGTTGTAGCTGGTCCGGAAGATCAAATAAACACTATGGAAGCTGGATGGAGA GTTGATTTTGACCAAAAAGCAAAGTTGTTCATATATTGGACT AGCGATGGCTACCAAAAAACGGGTTGTCAAAATCTTGAGTGTCCTGGTTTTGTGCAAACAAACAAGAACATTGTCCTTGGATCTCCCATAGTAGATGTTTCCAGCTACAGCTCGAAGCAAGTCGACATAGGGATAACCATATACAAG AACAATGAAAATTGGTGGCTCAAAGTGAATGATCAGTTGGTAGGCTACTGGCCTCAATCCATCTTCACATATTTAGCGAGTAGCGCTACCGAACTTGATTGGGGTGGAGAGATTTACAACTCCAAACCTGGGGGCCTTCACACAAAAACTCAAATGGGAAGTGGCCATTTTCCAAATGAAGGCTATGGAAAAGcaagttattttcaaaatattcaatACGTGGATTCAAAAGGAAATTTTGTAGATGCTGAGGTCGAAAGGTTGGTTCCAGATGCAACGAAACCTTCTTGCTATAATATAGATGTACAAAATGATAAGAGTGGAGGTAGTGGGACTCATTTTTATTTCGGGGGTCCTGGCTATTCTAAAGATAAATGTCCAAAGTag